From a single Raphanus sativus cultivar WK10039 chromosome 3, ASM80110v3, whole genome shotgun sequence genomic region:
- the LOC130509353 gene encoding protein S-acyltransferase 24-like: MSSEIEVVEEVESNPKEKGESSSSKPIEDESLKNDVYTASAYGDLEKLHRLVECEGCSVSEPDGLGYYALQWSALNNRSAVAQYIIEHGGDVNATDHTGQTALHWSAVRGAVQVAELLLQEGARVDATDMYGYQPTHVAAQYGQTAFLCHVISKWNADPDVPDNDGRSPLHWAAYKGFADSIRLLLFLDAYRGRQDKEGCTPLHWAAIRGNLEACTVLVQAGKKEDLMITDNTGLTPAQLAAEKNHRQVSFFLGNARRLLEKRWDISSPLGKLSKLGLAPFLWFMILLLLLIYTNSVVLASNLPKLTTGIGSLAWLGFLLATAGLVLFYRCSKKDPGYIRMNIHDPQTIKDDEPLLKIELNNPALLAGNWTQLCATCKIIRPVRAKHCSTCDRCVEQFDHHCPWVSNCVGKKNKWEFFLFLLFEVLAMLITGGVTLARVLSDPSAPSSFGAWISYLASNHVGALSFLVVEFCLFFSVAVLTVIQASQISRNITTNEMANALRYSYLRGPGGGFRNPYDHGCKRNCSDFLVKGYNEDIECHEEDTTTPRQEGISMMQMQRGSNTQNGNGHVAIDVNPIHKSQSGHVHSSNCSHNHSSK, from the exons atgtcgtCGGAGATCGAGGTGGTGGAAGAAGTCGAATCCAACCCCAAGGAGAAGGGCGAATCCAGTTCGTCCAAACCGATCGAAGACGAGAGCTTGAAGAACGACGTCTACACCGCCTCGGCTTACGGCGATTTGGAGAAGCTTCATAGATTGGTCGAGTGCGAAGGCTGCTCTGTTTCCGAACCCGATGGTCTTGGCTACTACGCTCTTCAGTGGTCCGCCTTGAACAACCGCTCCGCCGTTGCTCAGTACATTATCGAG cACGGTGGAGATGTAAATGCGACGGATCATACGGGGCAGACAGCGTTGCATTGGAGTGCTGTTCGTGGTGCGGTGCAAGTTGCGGAGCTTTTGCTTCAAGAGGGTGCAAGGGTTGATGCTACGGATATGTATGGATATCAG CCAACACATGTTGCGGCACAGTATGGCCAGACTGCTTTTCTCTGCCACGTCATCTCAAAGTGGAACGCTGATCCTGATGTCCCCGATAATGATGGAAGAAGCCCCTTGCACTG GGCTGCATATAAAGGTTTTGCAGATTCAATCCgccttcttttatttttagacgCATATAGAGGACGGCAGGACAAAGAAG GTTGCACTCCTTTGCACTGGGCTGCCATTCGAGGTAATTTGGAGGCTTGCACTGTATTGGTCCAAGCTGGGAAGAAAGAGGATTTGATGATTACTGACAATACCGGGCTTACCCCCGCACAACTTGCTGCTGAAAAGAATCACCGACAAGTTTCTTTTTTCCTT GGTAATGCTAGAAGGCTGCTTGAAAAGCGGTGGGATATAAGCAGTCCCCTTGGAAAATTGTCAAAGTTGGGACTTGCTCCGTTTCTTTGGTTCATGATTCTTCTACTTCTGCTCATATATACTAATTCTGTTGTTTTGG CATCCAATCTGCCGAAGCTAACAACTGGGATTGGTTCGCTTGCATGGTTGGGATTCCTTCTTGCAACAGCAGGGCTAGTTTTGTTTTACCGTTGCAGCAA aaaggATCCAGGTTACATCAGAATGAATATCCATGATCCACAGACCATAAAAGATGAT GAACCACTGTTGAAAATAGAGTTAAACAACCCTGCTTTGCTTGCTGGGAATTGGACGCAGCTCTGTGCAACATGCAAG ATTATCAGACCTGTTCGAGCTAAGCACTGTTCCACCTGTGATCGTTGTGTAGAGCAATTTGATCACCATTGTCCTTGGGTGTCAAACTGTGTCGGAAAA AAAAACAAGTGggaattttttcttttccttctgTTTGAAGTACTGGCGATGCTGATAACTGGTGGCGTCACTCTTGCAA GAGTCTTGAGTGACCCTTCAGCTCCTTCTTCGTTTGGAGCATGGATTAGCTATCTCGCTAGCAATCACGTTGGTGCGTTATCCTTTCTGGTTGTGGAGTTCTGCCTCTTCTTCTCAGTTGCTGTCTTAACTGTCATACAAGCGTCTCAG ATATCGAGGAATATAACCACAAACGAAATGGCTAACGCACTGCGCTACAGCTACCTAAGAGgtccaggaggtggcttcagaAATCCTTACGATCACGGTTGCAAAAGAAACTGCTCGGATTTCTTGGTGAAAGGTTATAACGAAGATATCGAGTGTCATGAAGAAGACACAACAACACCGAGGCAAGAAGGTATCAGCATGATGCAGATGCAGCGGGGTTCTAATACTCAAAACGGTAATGGCCACGTTGCTATCGATGTAAACCCGATACATAAATCTCAGTCAGGACATGTTCATTCTTCCAACTGCAGCCATAACCATAGCAGTAAGTAA
- the LOC130510124 gene encoding U-box domain-containing protein 51-like, whose amino-acid sequence MERNEVREGPIAIAVDRDKTSIQALKWALENHIPQGETVKLVHVIQRSANGPNTDDELSEREQKHKQVARFLPLRCLCMRQNIQTEVVLLDDQDVAKALIEYISHNLISTFFIGASLKKSITRLFKVDDIPSNVMRWAPDFCNVLIVSKGRLSSVRSATRPLPLALPSPSSGTAPLSPLSGTDELPSEMSLSREDDVLFGEFSSLSRDSTANLSDRISTDSSGLSFYKKLGAPQMLDIPRLISGLDDEKSMFSMYLNSPSDEKNCTLASSLLPPMDNADDEKRRLKRELKETMSMYHAACKEALVANEKVAELEIWKKKAEKMLKMAEETATMAIMEMDKRKLEAETMKVVRRRGNDDRKVVLDDLGESRIVVKYESLLHIVVVLFVFCFYFTFR is encoded by the exons ATGGAGAGAAATGAAGTAAGGGAAGGGCCTATAGCTATTGCAGTTGACAGAGATAAAACAAGCATCCAAGCTCTTAAATGGGCTTTAGAGAATCATATTCCCCAAGGAGAAACAGTAAAACTTGTTCATGTCATCCAAAGATCTGCAAATGGACCTAATACAGATGATGAACTGTCTGAAAGAGAGCAAAAACATAAACAAGTCGCTCGTTTTCTTCCATTGCGTTGTCTTTGTATGCGACAAAAT ATACAAACCGAAGTAGTTTTGCTCGACGATCAAGATGTTGCAAAAGCATTGATCGAATATATTAGCCATAACTTAATTTCTACATTCTTCATAGGTGCCTCTTTGAAGAAAAGCATTACAAG GCTGTTCAAGGTTGATGACATTCCAAGTAATGTGATGAGATGGGCTCCAGATTTCTGCAATGTCTTAATAGTATCAAAGGGAAGACTATCGAGTGTACGTTCAGCCACTAGGCCATTACCTCTAGCATTACCATCTCCTTCTTCAGGGACTGCACCGTTGTCACCACTCAGCGGCACCGATGAGCTTCCCTCTGAAATGTCATTGTCAAGAGAAGACGACGTTTTGTTTGGGGAGTTCTCATCACTGTCTAGAGACTCTACTGCGAATCTCAGTGATAGGATCAGTACAGATAGTTCGGGTCTCTCTTTCTATAAGAAACTTGGAGCTCCACAGATGTTGGATATTCCTAGATTAATCTCTGGTCTGGATGATGAGAAATCCATGTTTTCGATGTATCTTAATAGTCCTTCTGATGAAAAGAACTGTACATTAGCTTCCTCACTACTACCACCAATGGATAACGCGGATGATGAGAAGAGAAGGCTGAAGAGAGAGCTGAAGGAGACGATGAGCATGTACCACGCCGCCTGTAAAGAAGCCCTTGTGGCAAACGAGAAAGTAGCTGAGCTGGAGATATggaaaaagaaagcagagaaaATGCTTAAGATGGCTGAAGAAACAGCAACAATGGCCATCATGGAGATGGATAAGAGAAAACTGGAGGCAGAGACGATGAAGGTTGTGCGAAGGAGAGGGAATGATGACAGGAAGGTTGTTTTGGATGATCTTGGAGAGTCTCGTATAGTGGTTAAGTATGAGAGCTTGCTCCATATTGTAGTTGTTCTTTTCGTCTTCTGTTTTTATTTCACATTCAGATAG